From Candidatus Angelobacter sp., the proteins below share one genomic window:
- a CDS encoding response regulator gives MAPRILVADDQLHMIRFLRHQLEEEGYELLQARDGHEVVDTTLREMPDLLVLDAMMPKMDGLTALRRLKREKTTRDIPVIVLTSSADELMSREAEFSGADVILTKPYSPTRLRGEIRRLVSTDRSGRLPSNRAS, from the coding sequence ATGGCCCCGAGAATCCTGGTGGCGGACGATCAATTGCACATGATCCGCTTCCTGAGGCACCAGTTGGAAGAGGAAGGTTATGAGTTGCTTCAGGCGCGCGACGGACATGAAGTTGTTGACACGACCCTGCGGGAAATGCCGGACCTGCTCGTCCTCGACGCCATGATGCCGAAAATGGACGGCCTGACTGCGTTGCGCCGGCTGAAACGCGAGAAGACGACCCGCGACATTCCGGTCATCGTGTTGACCTCCAGTGCGGATGAGCTGATGAGCCGGGAGGCGGAGTTTTCGGGGGCGGATGTAATCCTGACCAAGCCGTATAGTCCAACCCGCCTGCGAGGTGAAATCCGCCGTCTTGTTTCAACGGATCGTTCCGGCCGGCTGCCATCAAACCGTGCGTCATGA
- a CDS encoding sugar transferase gives MTTPQFDVVLMERFIALQSPLERFRLNGYVRLKRLAWRCLTRGTSWIKRAFDAAASVLVLLLLSPLVLLVALLIKLEDGGPVFFTQTRVGRRGCHFKMFKFRSMYVDAEQRLKELLAQNQHREGVTFKMKNDPRITRVGKWLRRLSLDELPQLINVCLGDMSLVGPRPPVPREVAMYSAAERRRLMVTPGITCLWQIGGRAEIDFPEQVELDVQYIESQTLWGDLKILLKTVPAVLSGKGAY, from the coding sequence ATGACCACCCCTCAATTCGATGTCGTGTTGATGGAGCGTTTCATTGCGCTCCAGTCACCTCTTGAACGCTTCCGCCTCAACGGGTACGTCCGGCTGAAACGCCTGGCCTGGAGATGCCTGACCCGGGGAACGTCGTGGATCAAGCGCGCTTTCGATGCCGCTGCGAGCGTTCTGGTATTGCTCCTGTTGAGTCCGTTGGTTCTGTTGGTCGCCTTGCTGATCAAACTGGAGGATGGAGGGCCGGTGTTCTTCACACAAACCCGCGTTGGCAGGCGGGGGTGTCATTTCAAAATGTTCAAATTCCGCTCAATGTACGTGGACGCGGAGCAGCGGTTGAAGGAACTGCTGGCACAAAACCAGCACCGCGAAGGCGTCACCTTTAAAATGAAAAACGATCCGCGCATCACCCGGGTCGGCAAATGGCTGCGCCGTCTGTCGCTCGATGAACTCCCTCAGCTGATCAACGTTTGTCTGGGTGACATGTCGCTGGTCGGGCCGCGTCCGCCGGTGCCGCGCGAGGTGGCGATGTATTCGGCCGCTGAACGGCGTCGTTTGATGGTGACGCCCGGCATCACGTGCCTCTGGCAGATCGGAGGCCGCGCCGAAATCGATTTTCCGGAGCAGGTCGAACTCGACGTTCAGTACATCGAAAGCCAGACGCTCTGGGGCGACTTGAAGATCCTGTTGAAGACCGTCCCAGCCGTCTTGTCGGGGAAAGGTGCGTATTGA
- a CDS encoding uridine kinase has translation MKSPIHTRLVAVVGGSGSGKTWLADHLQKSVGNGVGRLSLDDFYLDRSHLPPARRERINFDHPSAIDWPLVEKSLKACRAGRSFRMPRYDFATHTQVARRETFHPRPLNIVEGLWLLLRPSVRVCFSLRVFIECPLRVRLARRLSRDAAERGRSHESVRKQFWETVAPMHERHVALQAKWAHFILESPPKSDRVLQLVDLLKTLKNSGKDL, from the coding sequence ATGAAATCCCCGATCCATACACGCCTGGTGGCCGTCGTCGGCGGCAGCGGCTCGGGCAAAACATGGCTCGCCGATCATTTGCAAAAGTCGGTCGGCAACGGCGTGGGGCGGTTGTCGCTGGATGATTTTTACCTCGACCGTTCGCATCTGCCGCCCGCCCGGCGCGAAAGGATCAATTTCGACCACCCCAGCGCCATCGACTGGCCGCTGGTGGAGAAATCTCTAAAAGCGTGCCGGGCCGGACGCTCGTTCCGCATGCCACGCTACGATTTCGCGACGCACACGCAGGTGGCCCGACGGGAGACGTTTCATCCCCGGCCACTCAACATCGTTGAGGGCCTTTGGTTGCTCCTGCGTCCGTCGGTGCGGGTGTGCTTCTCGTTGCGGGTCTTTATCGAGTGTCCTTTGCGCGTGCGGCTGGCCCGGCGCCTGAGCCGCGACGCCGCCGAGCGGGGACGCAGCCATGAGTCGGTGCGCAAGCAGTTTTGGGAGACCGTGGCGCCCATGCACGAGCGGCATGTCGCACTGCAGGCGAAGTGGGCGCACTTTATTCTGGAAAGTCCGCCCAAATCCGATCGCGTGCTCCAGCTCGTTGACCTGTTGAAAACCCTGAAAAACTCCGGAAAGGATTTATGA
- a CDS encoding NDP-sugar synthase: MKAVLICPGERPAVAALAQRAPLALMPILGKALLEYWLDHLVDRGVREVRLLASDRPEQIRAWLGDGVRWELKVELIPEDRELTPDEARARYRVNEGAGWPAQPDDVIVMDSLPGAMDRPLFASYADFFSAVRCWLPKAASAPDRLGVRTMKPDVWIGMHCRVSPDAELQPPCWIGENVLVGPRSVVGPGAVLENGTVVAADAEVTESIVGSETYVGEFTEVKHSVALGRALINWQNGSCTYVPDAFLLSPLDERVVRTGTGRWLGRATAVAVMLLTLPCAFYAVLMAWLRGARSLRALAAVRPSPASSSTAVEVLTYHEFTAVAGWLKRWPQLWKVARGEFAWVGNRPLSPAAAVTLTSHFDRLWLKAPIGLISLADAEACAELLGQEARVLASFYAMRANWRLDLSILGRVLGFRVFKRISTDNRL, encoded by the coding sequence ATGAAGGCGGTTCTGATTTGTCCGGGCGAACGACCCGCGGTGGCCGCGCTGGCGCAGCGCGCGCCCCTGGCGCTGATGCCGATCCTCGGCAAGGCGTTGTTGGAATACTGGCTCGATCACCTCGTTGACCGGGGAGTGCGCGAGGTGCGTCTGCTCGCCTCTGACCGCCCGGAACAAATCCGCGCATGGTTGGGTGACGGCGTGCGTTGGGAGTTGAAGGTGGAACTGATCCCGGAAGACCGTGAACTGACGCCGGACGAGGCGCGCGCCAGGTACCGCGTGAACGAGGGGGCTGGCTGGCCCGCCCAACCCGACGACGTGATTGTAATGGACTCGTTGCCCGGCGCGATGGACCGCCCGTTGTTTGCCAGTTATGCGGATTTTTTTTCCGCAGTCCGATGCTGGCTGCCGAAGGCGGCCTCGGCTCCCGACCGACTCGGCGTGCGAACCATGAAACCGGACGTGTGGATTGGCATGCACTGCCGTGTGTCTCCCGACGCCGAATTGCAGCCCCCGTGCTGGATCGGAGAAAATGTCCTCGTCGGGCCGCGGTCGGTCGTCGGACCGGGCGCGGTTCTAGAGAACGGAACAGTGGTGGCTGCGGATGCGGAGGTCACCGAGAGCATCGTGGGAAGCGAAACCTACGTGGGCGAATTCACTGAGGTGAAACATTCTGTGGCGTTGGGCCGTGCGCTCATTAATTGGCAAAACGGCTCATGCACGTACGTGCCAGACGCCTTCCTTCTGTCCCCGCTGGACGAGCGTGTGGTCAGGACGGGCACCGGTCGCTGGCTGGGCCGCGCAACAGCGGTCGCCGTAATGCTGTTGACGCTGCCGTGCGCGTTCTACGCGGTGTTGATGGCCTGGCTGCGCGGCGCGCGCTCGCTGCGGGCGCTCGCGGCCGTCCGCCCTTCCCCGGCGAGCAGTTCGACGGCGGTTGAGGTTCTGACGTACCACGAATTCACCGCCGTCGCCGGCTGGTTGAAGCGCTGGCCGCAGTTGTGGAAAGTCGCGCGCGGCGAATTCGCCTGGGTCGGTAATCGTCCCCTGAGCCCGGCCGCTGCCGTCACACTCACCAGCCACTTCGATCGGCTGTGGTTGAAGGCTCCCATCGGGTTGATTTCGCTGGCCGACGCCGAAGCGTGCGCGGAGTTGCTCGGCCAGGAGGCGCGCGTGCTGGCGAGTTTTTACGCGATGCGTGCAAACTGGCGTCTCGACCTTTCGATTCTCGGCCGTGTCCTTGGCTTTCGAGTGTTCAAACGAATCTCAACGGATAATCGACTATGA
- a CDS encoding glycosyltransferase family 4 protein: MRVVHLLRKYDPTEWGGTETAIQRLFDGLRHHRVTPIAFCPHTGKAAADPLADAGFAIKRFRACVPVWGLSRERKRQFVAVGGNLMSFDLIARLLREPEVAVMHAHTMGRLGGIALTAAGLRRLPFVLTIHGGFLDLPEPLRAGFRKSREEGWEWGRLFGALLRARRVVDDADAVITCNRKEAALLAERYPGKRIVVQPHGVPTSLFRKDHREAAREAFPAIRDRRLLMAVGRIDPVKNQRWLIEQARELFQRHPRALLILAGACTHEEYGRSLKHDIERLALQNRVLLPGGLPPGDPRLIGLFQSAEAILLPSISETFGLVILEAWAAGTCVLSSRTSGALDLVRHGENGWLFDLDDAKTFHAAVDRTLLEPELKSCLAAAGGKLASREYDTTVLAGRIKNLYADLVEEKRCAT, encoded by the coding sequence ATGCGCGTCGTCCATCTGCTTAGAAAATACGACCCGACTGAATGGGGCGGCACGGAAACGGCAATCCAGCGACTCTTCGACGGTCTGCGTCATCACCGCGTAACGCCGATCGCGTTTTGCCCGCATACCGGGAAAGCCGCCGCCGACCCGCTCGCTGACGCGGGTTTCGCCATCAAACGATTCCGCGCCTGCGTGCCGGTGTGGGGGTTGTCCAGGGAGCGCAAACGCCAGTTTGTTGCTGTCGGAGGCAATTTGATGTCCTTCGACCTGATCGCCCGCCTGCTGCGTGAGCCGGAAGTCGCCGTGATGCATGCGCACACGATGGGCCGCCTGGGCGGTATTGCATTGACCGCCGCCGGGTTGCGCCGTCTTCCGTTCGTCTTGACGATCCATGGAGGATTTCTTGATCTGCCGGAACCTTTACGGGCCGGTTTCCGCAAGTCTCGCGAGGAAGGATGGGAATGGGGCCGGCTGTTTGGCGCGTTGCTTCGCGCACGGCGGGTGGTTGATGATGCTGACGCCGTCATCACGTGCAACCGAAAGGAAGCGGCATTGCTCGCGGAACGTTACCCGGGCAAACGAATCGTCGTGCAACCCCACGGTGTGCCGACGAGTCTGTTCCGCAAAGACCATCGGGAGGCCGCCCGCGAGGCGTTTCCAGCCATCCGTGACCGGCGCCTGTTGATGGCAGTCGGTCGCATTGACCCGGTGAAAAATCAGCGCTGGCTGATCGAACAGGCACGGGAGCTTTTTCAACGGCATCCCCGGGCGCTGTTGATTCTGGCCGGCGCCTGCACCCATGAGGAGTATGGCCGATCGCTCAAACACGACATTGAACGGCTGGCCCTGCAAAATCGTGTGTTACTGCCCGGCGGATTGCCGCCCGGCGATCCGCGCTTGATAGGCCTGTTTCAGTCCGCCGAGGCGATCCTGCTGCCTTCAATCTCGGAAACGTTCGGATTGGTCATACTCGAAGCGTGGGCCGCGGGTACTTGTGTCCTTTCGAGCCGGACCTCCGGCGCACTCGACCTGGTGCGGCATGGAGAGAACGGCTGGTTGTTCGATCTCGACGACGCCAAAACATTTCATGCGGCTGTTGATCGTACGTTGCTCGAACCTGAACTCAAGTCGTGCCTTGCCGCCGCCGGCGGGAAACTCGCGAGCCGGGAATACGACACAACGGTGCTCGCAGGCCGCATCAAAAATCTTTATGCCGACCTGGTGGAGGAGAAGCGATGCGCTACGTGA
- a CDS encoding response regulator transcription factor, with the protein MRILIADDHAVVRRGLKQILADEFKKAEFGEAGNAREALESIRKENWDAVVLDITMPGRSGLEALKEIKEAKPKLPVLVLSMHPEDQFAVRVLKSGASGYMTKESAPEELVGAIKKVLVGGRYVSAALAEKMASYLAIDTPKPPHERLSDREFVVLRMIASGRTVSQIAGELSLSVKTVSTYRTRILEKMGMSSNAELTHYAIKNQVVE; encoded by the coding sequence ATGCGAATCCTGATTGCAGACGACCATGCCGTGGTGCGCCGCGGGCTGAAGCAGATTCTGGCAGATGAATTCAAGAAGGCGGAGTTTGGCGAGGCCGGCAACGCACGCGAGGCGCTCGAATCCATCCGAAAAGAAAACTGGGACGCCGTCGTGCTTGACATCACCATGCCGGGCCGGAGCGGCCTGGAAGCTTTGAAGGAAATCAAGGAAGCGAAACCCAAACTCCCGGTCCTCGTGTTGAGCATGCATCCCGAGGACCAGTTCGCCGTGCGCGTGCTCAAATCCGGCGCATCCGGCTACATGACCAAGGAGAGCGCCCCGGAGGAGTTGGTGGGAGCGATAAAAAAAGTCCTGGTGGGCGGCCGTTATGTCAGCGCGGCGCTCGCGGAAAAAATGGCGTCGTATCTGGCCATCGACACTCCCAAGCCTCCCCACGAACGATTGTCGGATCGGGAGTTTGTCGTCCTGCGCATGATCGCTTCGGGCAGAACCGTAAGCCAGATCGCAGGCGAGCTTTCACTGAGTGTCAAGACCGTGAGCACCTATCGGACGCGCATCCTTGAGAAGATGGGCATGTCGAGCAACGCCGAACTGACCCATTACGCCATCAAAAACCAGGTGGTGGAGTAA
- a CDS encoding STAS domain-containing protein, translating into MTIEHQGETMRVFGVKELHAANGPAFHAAVRQAMAPTVKHIEIDLSEMTFLDSCGLGTLVALRKLAAPREGVVRLLNPTPPTLQMLELTRLYRVLEVVKCQEVAATA; encoded by the coding sequence ATGACGATAGAGCATCAGGGAGAGACAATGCGCGTATTCGGCGTCAAAGAACTTCACGCCGCCAACGGCCCCGCCTTTCATGCCGCCGTCAGGCAGGCGATGGCTCCCACGGTCAAGCACATCGAAATCGACCTTTCCGAGATGACCTTCCTCGACAGTTGTGGTCTGGGGACGCTGGTAGCCCTGCGAAAACTGGCCGCGCCGCGTGAAGGGGTCGTGCGATTGCTCAATCCCACGCCGCCCACGCTGCAGATGCTGGAGTTAACCCGGTTGTACCGTGTACTCGAGGTGGTGAAATGCCAGGAAGTCGCGGCAACGGCGTGA
- a CDS encoding glycosyltransferase family 4 protein — protein sequence MRILFVHERFGAWAGAEVNLLVTARELRRRGHAVAILHGPGTRKGEDDWEETFTERFALATDDNSFLAVNTALERFQPDLAYVHKLADLDALTALVSSGVLLIRMVHDHELCCMRSYKYFYPGRQICTRPVSPFCVFPCGAVIARNRDGGFPLKWVGYASKKNEIRLNRKFQRLIVNSHYMREELVHNGFAPDRIELHPPVPPHHEPALHSSFSDRNLIVYAGQIVRGKGVDVLLESLALVRVPFVCVILGDGNHRPFCEQLSRKLGLADRVQFKGYVPPDQQRNYHRECSVVVVSSVWPEPFGMVGIEAMRHGLPVVAFDAGGIKEWLFDGQNGCLVPWMDRAAYAARVEELLKNKTLARQMGERGRQLVSEQYNFSKYISGLEDLFTRVAAETQNGVTA from the coding sequence ATGAGAATACTTTTTGTGCATGAACGATTCGGAGCCTGGGCGGGCGCTGAGGTCAACTTGCTAGTCACCGCCCGGGAATTAAGGCGCCGCGGCCACGCGGTGGCCATTCTGCATGGCCCGGGCACGCGGAAGGGCGAGGATGACTGGGAGGAAACCTTTACAGAGCGGTTCGCGCTGGCCACTGACGATAACTCCTTTCTCGCGGTCAACACCGCGCTTGAGCGCTTCCAGCCGGACCTGGCCTATGTGCATAAACTGGCCGATCTCGACGCGCTTACGGCGCTGGTTTCCTCCGGAGTGCTGCTGATTCGCATGGTACATGACCATGAGTTGTGTTGCATGCGCAGCTACAAGTATTTTTACCCGGGCCGGCAGATTTGTACGCGGCCGGTTTCCCCCTTCTGCGTTTTTCCGTGCGGCGCGGTTATTGCGCGGAATCGGGACGGGGGTTTTCCGCTCAAGTGGGTGGGCTACGCATCGAAGAAAAATGAAATCAGACTCAACCGGAAATTTCAGCGGCTTATCGTCAATTCGCACTACATGCGGGAGGAACTGGTTCACAACGGCTTTGCGCCCGACAGAATCGAATTGCATCCGCCGGTGCCTCCTCATCACGAACCGGCGCTTCACAGTTCGTTTAGCGACCGCAACCTCATCGTCTATGCGGGCCAGATCGTCCGCGGCAAGGGAGTGGATGTGCTGCTCGAATCACTGGCCCTTGTTCGTGTTCCGTTTGTATGCGTCATACTTGGCGACGGCAACCACAGGCCTTTCTGCGAACAGTTGAGCCGCAAACTGGGGCTGGCGGATCGCGTTCAATTCAAGGGGTATGTCCCGCCGGACCAACAAAGGAATTACCATCGCGAGTGCAGTGTCGTGGTTGTGAGTTCGGTGTGGCCGGAACCGTTCGGGATGGTGGGCATTGAGGCAATGCGCCACGGACTGCCCGTTGTGGCGTTTGATGCGGGTGGCATCAAGGAATGGCTGTTCGACGGCCAGAACGGCTGCCTCGTCCCGTGGATGGACCGGGCCGCTTACGCGGCGCGCGTTGAAGAACTGTTGAAAAACAAGACGCTCGCCCGGCAAATGGGTGAACGCGGAAGGCAACTGGTCTCGGAACAATACAATTTCTCGAAATACATTTCCGGCCTCGAGGATCTTTTCACCCGAGTGGCAGCCGAGACGCAAAACGGAGTCACGGCATGA
- a CDS encoding DUF2334 domain-containing protein, whose translation MRYVILRDDDTNALTPVECLERLYRPFLDRGLPVNLAVIPHVRTDTTTPDGRREGFLIAKNGHAEQALPIGANRELVDYLRTNLGYRIVQHGCHHDYFEFDRVDCPEIKRRLEHGLRLLTEAGFLAPQTFVAPYDRLSRASVKAVARRFDVLSIGWFELGRLPPAWWPYYVFKKMRKHPHWRVGRTLLLSHPGCLLSCHRPYRTMLDEVKRNVESRRLTVLVTHWWEYFRDNLPDTTFIKVLHQTADYLSADQNIRVISFDDLAQGRVTLN comes from the coding sequence ATGCGCTACGTGATCCTGCGTGACGACGACACCAATGCGCTGACGCCCGTCGAATGTCTGGAACGGTTGTATCGCCCGTTTCTGGATCGTGGTCTGCCGGTCAATCTCGCGGTCATTCCCCACGTGCGAACCGATACAACGACGCCCGACGGCCGGCGCGAAGGTTTTCTGATCGCGAAAAACGGCCACGCTGAGCAGGCCCTGCCCATAGGCGCCAACCGCGAACTGGTTGATTATCTGCGAACCAACCTGGGCTACCGCATCGTGCAACACGGATGCCATCACGATTACTTTGAGTTCGACCGCGTTGATTGCCCGGAAATCAAGCGCCGTCTGGAGCACGGGCTCAGGTTGCTGACAGAAGCTGGCTTTCTCGCGCCGCAAACGTTCGTCGCGCCTTACGACAGACTGTCGCGCGCCAGCGTCAAGGCGGTGGCAAGACGCTTCGATGTGCTTTCAATAGGATGGTTCGAACTCGGCCGCCTGCCACCCGCATGGTGGCCATACTACGTTTTCAAAAAAATGCGGAAACATCCGCACTGGCGGGTTGGTCGGACCCTGCTGCTTTCCCATCCCGGTTGTTTGCTGTCCTGTCACCGGCCCTATCGGACGATGCTGGATGAGGTCAAGCGCAACGTGGAAAGCCGTCGGTTGACCGTGCTGGTGACGCATTGGTGGGAATATTTTCGGGACAACCTGCCTGATACCACCTTCATCAAAGTGCTGCACCAAACGGCCGATTATTTGAGCGCTGATCAGAACATCCGCGTGATCTCCTTCGACGACCTTGCTCAAGGCCGCGTCACCTTGAACTGA
- a CDS encoding alkaline phosphatase family protein, producing MKNILPLFVFIDACGWEIIRNDPFANRIAPHRKRLKSVFGYSSACVPSILSGGWPDEHRNWCYFVYDPGKSPFQSLRPLRWLPRAVTGRRIFRRWLSRFVRVQLKFRGYFDLYNIPFKHISLFDFTEKKSPLKPGGMNRGPNIFDFLELRAIPYHVSNPAKSEPENLRAVTADIRSERIDFAFVYLPELDGLLHRVGNQSPDVPSKLRQYEQWIEQLTAAAREHYKEVRLYVFSDHGMANCDELLDLKSRIEELDAQMGRDYAVVYDSTMARFWFFNDHAREEIVESLRGVSQGRILPDAELKQLRAYFPDRYFGELIFLVKEGVLIVPSHMGERPIRAMHGYHPADQQSYAALLTNQPDIPCDIEAIPDIFRLMTRDAELARERNRRPWADSDCLDFDAENPAGAIGEGPKAELKPEPS from the coding sequence ATGAAAAACATTCTGCCACTGTTCGTATTCATTGATGCCTGCGGCTGGGAGATCATCAGGAACGACCCTTTCGCCAACCGCATCGCGCCGCATCGCAAACGGCTCAAATCGGTTTTTGGCTACAGCTCGGCGTGCGTGCCTTCCATCCTTTCCGGCGGCTGGCCGGATGAACACCGCAACTGGTGTTACTTCGTTTACGACCCCGGCAAATCGCCGTTTCAGTCGCTGCGTCCGCTCCGCTGGCTGCCGCGGGCGGTCACCGGCCGCCGCATTTTCCGGCGCTGGTTGAGCAGATTTGTCAGGGTGCAACTCAAGTTTCGCGGATACTTCGATCTCTACAACATTCCTTTCAAACACATCTCGCTGTTCGATTTCACGGAAAAGAAAAGCCCGCTCAAGCCGGGTGGCATGAATCGCGGGCCGAACATTTTCGACTTTCTGGAACTGCGCGCGATTCCGTACCACGTGAGCAATCCGGCGAAGAGCGAACCGGAGAATCTGCGGGCCGTGACCGCCGATATTCGTTCCGAGCGGATCGATTTTGCCTTCGTTTATTTGCCGGAACTGGACGGATTGTTGCACCGAGTTGGCAATCAATCGCCGGACGTGCCGTCCAAACTCCGGCAGTATGAGCAATGGATCGAACAACTCACGGCTGCAGCGCGCGAGCATTACAAGGAAGTACGCCTCTATGTGTTCAGTGATCACGGCATGGCCAATTGCGACGAGTTGCTCGACCTCAAGTCCAGGATCGAGGAGCTCGACGCGCAAATGGGGCGCGATTATGCCGTGGTGTACGATTCTACGATGGCGCGTTTCTGGTTCTTCAACGACCACGCTCGGGAGGAAATCGTCGAGTCTCTGCGCGGGGTCTCCCAGGGCCGGATTCTGCCGGACGCCGAATTGAAGCAACTGAGGGCCTATTTTCCCGACCGTTATTTCGGTGAACTGATTTTTCTGGTGAAGGAAGGCGTGTTGATCGTGCCGAGCCACATGGGCGAACGTCCGATTCGGGCGATGCACGGCTATCACCCCGCCGACCAGCAAAGCTACGCCGCGCTGCTGACCAACCAGCCGGACATCCCCTGCGACATCGAGGCCATCCCGGACATCTTCCGACTGATGACCCGCGATGCTGAACTGGCGAGGGAGAGAAACAGAAGACCCTGGGCGGATTCGGACTGCCTTGATTTCGACGCGGAAAACCCAGCCGGCGCAATCGGTGAAGGCCCAAAAGCCGAACTCAAACCTGAGCCGTCATGA
- a CDS encoding acyltransferase yields MKQPTARVNSFDDFQASSYFNALDGLRAVSILLVLLHHVPRYPAQHVLHTLQENGRYGVSFFFVISGFLICTLFLREERRTGRIDLWKFYGRRALRLLPLYYLVLCLQALLVFGLKQYTPENQALFVEKLPSYLFYYSNWLATATQGPFFCSWSLAVEEQFYLVFGLLLFFASRRVVVGAALVALICKPVVFATLGNVDVDSTLWRVIFSYQEPVLFGVLTAFVLNTRPGYELLARYLGRAWMPACLGTAIALWVGAHSMQTQSSWAAQFLYLLMTLTLAALVIQPGMPVVCSRFMIHIGRVSYGIYLLHMFVVSFVKKLPGGTSPVPCFLLSASMVIIAASLVYRHFEYPIIAYYKKRLSPHSRVTAVAPPVKEASGLTAAV; encoded by the coding sequence ATGAAGCAACCGACCGCCCGCGTAAACAGCTTCGATGACTTCCAGGCCAGCTCGTACTTCAACGCACTGGACGGTTTGCGGGCCGTCTCCATCCTCTTGGTACTTCTTCATCACGTCCCGCGCTACCCCGCTCAACACGTCCTGCATACGCTTCAGGAAAACGGCCGTTACGGCGTGTCCTTTTTTTTTGTTATCAGCGGCTTTCTCATCTGCACCCTGTTCCTGCGGGAAGAACGGAGGACGGGGAGGATTGATCTCTGGAAATTCTACGGCCGGCGCGCGCTCCGGTTGCTGCCGCTCTATTACTTGGTGTTGTGCCTGCAGGCCCTGCTGGTCTTTGGGCTCAAACAGTACACACCGGAAAACCAGGCGCTCTTCGTCGAGAAACTGCCCTCTTACTTGTTTTATTACAGCAACTGGCTGGCAACCGCAACACAGGGTCCGTTTTTCTGTTCCTGGTCACTCGCCGTGGAAGAGCAGTTCTATCTCGTGTTTGGGTTGCTGTTGTTCTTCGCCAGCCGCCGGGTGGTCGTTGGAGCGGCGCTGGTCGCGCTCATCTGCAAGCCGGTCGTGTTCGCGACGCTCGGCAATGTTGACGTGGATTCCACCCTCTGGCGCGTGATTTTCAGTTATCAGGAGCCAGTCCTGTTCGGCGTGTTGACTGCGTTCGTGCTGAATACCCGGCCCGGTTATGAATTGTTGGCGCGCTACCTCGGCCGCGCGTGGATGCCGGCGTGCCTGGGTACGGCGATCGCCTTATGGGTCGGCGCGCATTCCATGCAGACCCAGAGTTCCTGGGCCGCCCAATTTCTGTATTTGCTCATGACATTGACGCTTGCAGCCCTCGTCATTCAGCCGGGCATGCCGGTGGTGTGCAGCAGGTTCATGATTCACATTGGCAGGGTCAGCTACGGCATCTATCTGCTCCACATGTTTGTCGTCAGCTTCGTGAAAAAACTGCCCGGCGGAACATCACCGGTGCCGTGCTTTTTACTGAGCGCAAGCATGGTCATCATCGCGGCGTCGCTGGTTTACAGGCATTTTGAATACCCGATCATCGCATATTACAAAAAGAGGCTTTCGCCGCACAGCCGGGTGACAGCCGTCGCTCCTCCTGTGAAGGAAGCTTCCGGACTGACCGCCGCAGTATAG